A region of Gracilinanus agilis isolate LMUSP501 chromosome 3, AgileGrace, whole genome shotgun sequence DNA encodes the following proteins:
- the LOC123239120 gene encoding olfactory receptor 151-like: MAMENNTIVTQFILLGLTNQKEIKIPLFLLFLGIYLVSMVGNLGLILLIWASPQLHTPMYYFLSNLSFIDLCYSTVITPKMLENFVSEKNIISYQGCITQFFFFLFFVIAEFYMLTTMAYDRYVAICRPLLYNVTMVPSFCSLLVAGVYTMGVIGAIVHTTCLARLSFCGDNVIHHYFCDVLPLLKLSCSSTFINELLVVFVGGFNLMATTLPILISYIFILLSILRIPSSKGRYKAFSTCGSHLAAVSVFYGSIIFMYYIPTSNSVTQEKVGSVFYTTVIPMLNPLIYSLRNKDVKNALRKVMKGIIFSSST, encoded by the coding sequence ATGGCAATGGAAAATAACACCATTGTGACACAATTTATCCTCTTGGGCTTAACAAATCAGAAAGAGATCAAGATACCACTCTTCCTTTTGTTCCTAGGAATCTACCTAGTCTCCATGGTGGGGAACCTTGGATTGATTTTATTAATCTGGGCCAGTCCTCAGCTTCATACTCCCATGTACTACTTCCTCAGTAACTTGTCATTCATAGATCTCTGCTACTCCACTGTCATTACACCCAAAATGTTGGAGAACTTTGTATCAGAGAAGAACATTATCTCCTATCAAGGGTGCAtcactcagttctttttcttcctcttctttgtgaTTGCTGAATTCTACATGCTGACAACTATGGCCTATGATCGTTATGTTGCCATCTGTAGACCCTTGCTCTATAATGTCACAATGGTGCCATCATTCTGCTCTCTGCTGGTGGCAGGTGTGTACACAATGGGGGTCATTGGGGCCATTGTTCATACAACTTGTCTAGCCCGACTGTCCTTCTGTGGGGACAATGTTATCCACCATTATTTCTGTGATGTTCTTCCCCTTTTGAAGCTTTCCTGTTCTAGCACCTTCATTAATGAACTTTTGGTGGTTTTCGTTGGTGGATTTAATTTGATGGCCACAACTCTTCCCATCTTGATATCTTACATTTTCATTCTTCTAAGCATCCTTCGCATACCATCTTCAAAGGGCCGTTATAAAGCTTTCAGTACTTGTGGATCCCATTTGGcagctgtttctgttttttatGGCTCCATCATCTTTATGTATTATATACCAACTTCCAACAGTGTAACCCAGGAGAAAGTAGGCTCAGTGTTTTATACAACAGTGATCCCCATGCTGAATCCCTTGATTTATAGCCTGAGGAACAAGGATGTGAAGAATGCATTGAGGAAAGTCATGAAGGGCATAATATTTTCAAGTTCCACATAA